From Geotalea uraniireducens Rf4:
ATCTCCAGTTTTTGCAGAAGGTCCAGCACCTCGATGATGTTCTTGTAGGAAATTTTTTCATCCCCCCTGACCACCACCGGGAGATTCGGGTCGGACGCCTTGGCCTGGCGCAGCCGGGATTCCAGGTCCGAAATCGTGACCGGAAAACTGTCCAGGTAGATCGTCCCGTCCCCGGTGATGGTGATCGCCTTGGTGGTCGGCTTGATCTTGCTGGCCGCGGCGCTCGCCTTGGGAAGGTTGACGCTGATCCCCTGCACCGAGGCGGTAACCACGAGCATGAACACGACCAGGAGATTCCAGGCCAGGTCCAGCATCGGGACAACATTGATTTCTACAATGTCTTCGTGATCATCTGCCGGCGCTTTCATGCGGATTCTCCGTAATTCCCTGCGATCTTGAGGTTGAGCTCTTCAATGAACAGCCGGGTATCGATATTGACGTTTTTCATCTGGGCCGCCAGGTATGTGTAGGCGAACAGCGCCGGGATGGCGACCAGGAGACCGAACAGTGTACAGGCCAGCGCCGAAGCGACACCCGGCGCAATGGCTGCCAGGCTGGCTTCACCGGACTCGGCCAGGCTGGCGAAGGTATTCATGACCCCCCACACCGTCCCCAGCAGTCCCCAGAACGGTCCGCCGGAGATCCCCAGCGTCAGGACCATCATCCAGCCGTTAAGTTTCTTTGTTTCATTGGTGCTGGCCCGGTCCAGGGCAGCCTCCACATAATTCAGGGATGCCCTGCTTAGGGCGTTCTTCTTCGAGGAGTTCGCCCGCTCCAGGCAGCGCTGGACTTCGTCATAACCGGCGCAATAGATGCGCCACAGGGACGAGTGCTGGAAGGCCTCTTCCTCTTCATGAAGCGCCAGGGGATCGTCGAGTTCGCCGAAAATGGCAAGGAAGGCATGGTTCCCCTTGGTGATTTTCTGCAGGGCGATGAACTTGCGGACGAAAACGTAAGTGGCCAGGAGAAGCATGCCTGTGCAAAGGCCGATGACCAGCCAGCCGTCGAGGGAGATGCTCTTGGAAATGACCCGCATCATGTGGATGGTCATATCTTCGCCGCCACCCTTGCCGCCGGCCTCCTCCTGCTGGTAGGCGGAGAGCTTTCCCTCCTGCCCCTGGCTGCCGAAGGCGACGCCGATCCATCCGGCAGAGCGGGCAACCGACGATATCTCCACTTCATCCATCTCACCCGCATAGAAACCGCCGCCGTTCAGGGCAGCGCCGACCGCCAGCTCCGCAGCAGGAGAAGGTAGCGCCACGGCCAGAGGCGCAGCAGCAGCTTCCCGGCCATCCAGGTAGACGACAACCCTCTTGCCCGGCTCCGCGGAGACGGCCAGGTGATGCCAACTCTGGGAGGTGATAGCGGGGGTCTTGCCGGTGACAGCCTGCTTGCCGTCCCCAGTGATGCGGCAATAGGCGCCGGCCGGGTCCAAGCCGACAACGATCGACTGGCTGCCGTCATCCCAGGAAAAGAGGCGCGCATCGGCAGCTGTTCCGGCCGGCTTGAGCCATGCGGAAAAGGTAAAACCCTTGCTGAAGTTCAGTGATGACGAGCGCTTGATCACCAGCCTGTCGCTGCTGCCGTTGAACGCCGCGCCATTGCCGATGGCCGCCGGTATCCCCAGCTTGCCGCTGAACTCGGCTCCGTGATTGGCATAGGCAGTGGCGTCACGGGGCGTGCCCTCCTTCTCGTCGAAATGGAAAGACGCCGCCATGGTCGCGTCGTAGGTCCCGCCGTCATCAGGGACGGCTTCAACCGAATTGTTGCCGTAATAGATCCAGACGGAATCCTGTGCTGATCCGCCGGTGATCTGCGGTACCTTGACCCAGAACAGGCCGATGGCAAGCTTCGGATCGTACTTCTCCAGGTGCGCCTTGAGCGGGGTCTTGTCATCGCCGCTGACGAACCTGATGTCGGAGCCGTCATCCTTGGCATTGGCGAAGGTGAAATTCCCTGCATGGAGGCGGAGCAGGACCGGCACCTCGGTCAGGTTGTCCTTGATGTTCGTCCCCTTATCCGTGGTGTCGAAAGCCACCTTCTTGCGAAACTGCCATTTTGCATCCCACCAGGCGTTGGCCTGGAGCACGCCGGTCATCATCACCAGGGCGATTACCATCCCGGTGACGCTCAATAATTTCCCATGAATACTTCCCCTCATGCCATTCCTCCCGAGTCTTTCCCTTTACTGCTGTTTATTTTCCGTGTCGCGTTTATCGTCCGCATCGTCGAAACTGCTGTCGAAACTGATCACCTTGACATCGAGCCATTTGGCCACGAAATCCTCTACCGCCTGGTTGCCCGAAGCGGCGGTCTTATCCTTCCCCGCGCCAAGGCTATTGGTCTGCTCAATCATCTTGCCGCTGTCCGCCAGCCCGCCGGCCCCCGCCAGCGCGCCGATGCTGACCCCGCTGTCGGCCGCAGTGGCGCCGACCACGGACCCGACAGAGGCAGCAATGTTGCCCGCATTAACAAGATTCGGAGTGTCAACCACGACTATGCCCCCGGCAATCCCCGCCTCCCCGGCATCAATCGACCCTTTCGTCGCAGAGAGGTTGACGTCGCCCTGTTGCGTACCGGGAGTATAGCTCAAGGTCCGAATGCCGCTCCCCACCGCCGGCGGGCTGAAGACCAGCATGTATTCAGCAGGAATTTTTCCTTCCGGGTCGAGCGCTCCCGTGCCATCTTTCAATACCAGTTTAGGCGGATCGGCGCTGATGGCCGCTTTGGACCCTCGCCCGGCATTGATGCTCCCCTTCTCGCTCCAGACGTTTATGTCACCACCGTCAAAGGTCATCACCCTCGCTTCGTTGACGTTCACGTCCCCCCCGGCGTAGATGTTGATGTTGCCACCCTTTGCGGTGAAGAT
This genomic window contains:
- a CDS encoding ExbD/TolR family protein — translated: MKAPADDHEDIVEINVVPMLDLAWNLLVVFMLVVTASVQGISVNLPKASAAASKIKPTTKAITITGDGTIYLDSFPVTISDLESRLRQAKASDPNLPVVVRGDEKISYKNIIEVLDLLQKLEITQLGLVTQKLVK
- a CDS encoding MotA/TolQ/ExbB proton channel family protein, with amino-acid sequence MRGSIHGKLLSVTGMVIALVMMTGVLQANAWWDAKWQFRKKVAFDTTDKGTNIKDNLTEVPVLLRLHAGNFTFANAKDDGSDIRFVSGDDKTPLKAHLEKYDPKLAIGLFWVKVPQITGGSAQDSVWIYYGNNSVEAVPDDGGTYDATMAASFHFDEKEGTPRDATAYANHGAEFSGKLGIPAAIGNGAAFNGSSDRLVIKRSSSLNFSKGFTFSAWLKPAGTAADARLFSWDDGSQSIVVGLDPAGAYCRITGDGKQAVTGKTPAITSQSWHHLAVSAEPGKRVVVYLDGREAAAAPLAVALPSPAAELAVGAALNGGGFYAGEMDEVEISSVARSAGWIGVAFGSQGQEGKLSAYQQEEAGGKGGGEDMTIHMMRVISKSISLDGWLVIGLCTGMLLLATYVFVRKFIALQKITKGNHAFLAIFGELDDPLALHEEEEAFQHSSLWRIYCAGYDEVQRCLERANSSKKNALSRASLNYVEAALDRASTNETKKLNGWMMVLTLGISGGPFWGLLGTVWGVMNTFASLAESGEASLAAIAPGVASALACTLFGLLVAIPALFAYTYLAAQMKNVNIDTRLFIEELNLKIAGNYGESA